The Erwinia billingiae Eb661 nucleotide sequence TTCACCACCGGGATTGGCCGAAAACCTTCATCCAGCGCGTATTCCGGGTAGTTGTCCTTGCCTTGCAGCTGCAGGGCAAAAATACTGCCTGCCGATTTCCAGCGATTAGGTCCCGCGCTTGGATTACTGCTCTGGAAGTTAGCTTTTTCGGAGAGTTCACGCGCCGTCAGCCAGACGGAATCTGCCAGAATACGGTCGTTCAGCTGTTCACGCCGTTGAGCATTCCGTTCGGCCCTGGCCTGTTTGCTGGTTTGTTCCAGAGGTTCAGTGACGACCGCCAGCGTTTTTCGTCTACTGGAAGCCGTGCTCTTGTTCACCGCAGGCTCTTTCTGGCTAAACGAAGCCAGCACGGCGTTCAGGGCAGCCTGCATCGCCACCTTCATAGTTTCATTGAACGCCGGGTTACGTGCTTTCGTGCTGCCCAAATCAATCACCAGGTATTCCGCATCGGCATGGGTTTCCAGGCTGTGAAGCTGGTCGCCACTGAGGCTCCTCACATCGAAGGAGTGATCTTCACGCCGTGCAGAGTTGTTTTTCGCTGCCATCATTCACCTCGACTGACAGATGGATATATCGGTTATATTCATTATATCTTAGCTGTGTGATTTGTCGATTATTTGAGCTAAATGAATTGGGACATGGTGTAAGGATTGGGCTGTTCCTGTATCAGGATTAGCCCAAAACTCAGGATAGGGTGGGGTTTAGAGCAGAAACATCAACCTTAGACATCAACATCCTTGGGTTTTAGAATTTCCTCAAGTAATTGGCACTCTTTAGGACGAGGAATTATGTTTGCAAAAGAGATAAAGAAAAGGAAGAATACTACGGCAGCAAAGTACAAAAGAGCATGTCCCCAAATTGGGTACTGTTCACCTCGGTAGAGGGATATAAAAACGGAACATGCGGAAAGAACTAAAAACTGTAATGAAAACAATCCATACAACACGTTCTCTAACCAGAAGAATGCCCCCTTTTTAAAAATAATATGATCATTTTCCAAAAAAATAAAATTCCTGAACTTTTTAAAAAAAACCACTTTTATTAATTTTCTGTTTTGCATGTAAAGTTGCCATATAGCTTTCTGCTTCGCTACATCTGATATCCCTGTAATACGATATCCAACACTCCTTTCAATTTCATCATTTAAGCCGGTGCGAACTTCTTTAGGAAGTTTATGGCTGTCAAGGATACGCTGTAGTTCGTTTATTCTGGAGTTTCTAACATCATTAATGAATGAGAAAATACCTTTAATTTTCCAGATAACCAGAGCCAAAGGGCCAGCGATAAATATAAATATGATAACTTGTGTAAAATCTAATTTTCCACTAGATAGCCCAAATGTTATAAGGTTGTTTATTACATCACAAAAGTCCATTACTTAGCTCCCTGCCATGCTATTTAAAAATTACCAGGATCCATATCAGGAAAATGGCAACCAGGATTTCACAGGTTTGTTGAATATTTTTCAAGTCATTACCTGTCACACAACACAATGAAACAGATTAGAAGAAGACTATACAAGTAGAAATAATCACTGTCGAAATTTTTTTCTCGAACCATGAGCCTGAACTTGTTTCTCACCTAAGCAGGCTAATGAACAGCTCTTCTAAGGGTACTCTCCCCCAACAGTAAATAATTGCGCAGCATGTTATCCCTTTAAGAAAAAGATGAACTGCTTAATAACAGTAACAAGTCGCATTAATAAAACCCCTAACTTCAAAAATATTCGTTGTACCAATAACTTATCAAACATGATCTCAATAAGTTAATTTTCAGCGAAAATCATTATGCCCCCTAAAATCCCCAGTAAAAGTCTCACACGGCCAAGATATTAACCCTGGAATTTCCTCATATTTTTTAATTTCTAATTCCATCATAATTTTATGTGATCTGACCTGCTTGAATCATGTACTGCCCTGTGCTAATTTTCATTTTCCAGGACTGGAAGCTTTAAAGATAATGCGGTGCGCTGCTGGGATGCTGTTGGCACAAATATTTTCAGTTAATTTATACGTTTACATCATATTTCCCTCCATCCCCGAAAGCACATTAATTATCCCCCCACTTCCATAGCATCATTAACCTGTTGCCAAGCAGAAAGCACTTATCCTGGTTATTGCTGTTAGCGGTTTATATAACGTGAATGCCTGATATTCGGGAGCGGTGTTCACGCCCGTGAGCGTTAAAAAGGACTTGAACGATGAGCATTCAGGAATACATTCTTGCAGGCAGTAAATTACCGATTCACAACCACTATCAGCTCAGGTTAACCCGGCTGGAATCTCAGCAGCCCGGCGTCGATATTTCGGTGCTGAGGTTCAGCAGTTCAGAGGCTATCAGCGATATTCTGCGTTACGAAATAGAGTTTACCAGCGCAGTTAAGGACATCCCCGCCCGTTACATCATTAACTACTCCGCCCTGTTCCTGATGTACCCCGACGGCGAACCGTGGCAGGCGGTTAAACCGCGCATCATCCCCGGCGTCATCACCCAGCTTCACCAGTTCGGTACCTCTGCCGATGAGACCCGTTATGTTGCGACACTGGAACACCGCGTCACTCGCTTAAATCAGGGCTGCAATAACGCGATTTACCAGAACGACAGCGTGATCAGCATGACCGAAAACACCTTCCTGCGTTACAACATGGATCGGCTGGATTTCCGTTTTGCACTCAACGATCGGTACCCGCTGAAGAAATTCATGATGCAGTTTGGTGAAAGTGAGTACGCACACATTGCGCGCCGCCTGGCCGACAGCGGCATCTGTTTTTTCTTCGAATATGACGAAGAAAACAACTGCGATGTGATGGTGCTGGCCGATCACTCTTACGCCTGGCCTGAACCGCTTGCTGTTCCGTTCCGCCACCCGGCTGGCATGTTTGACGGTGGACTGGAATCGGTCTGGGAGATGTCGGTCAGCCGTAAAACCATCCCGAAGTCGGTGACGGTCAACGACGACTATTATCCCGCCGCGCAAAGCGATATGACCGCCACAACGGAGACCAATGCGGACTATCCGGCGCTGGTTGCCGAAGATTATCGCTGGGGTGAGTATTATCCCGAGCCGGGCAAGGAGTACAGCAACGAGCCCGGTCAGGGCATGTGGTATGCCAGACGTCGACAGGATCGCCACCTCACTGAGCAAATCACCTTTGAGGGCAAGTCCAACTGCATGACACTGCGTCCGGGGATGGTCATCACCACGCCCGGTAAGGAGTGGCCGGAAGCACCGGATGGCCTGCTGATTGTGTCCACCCACGCCAAAAATATCGCCCGCGATACGGCGTATGTCATCACCTTCACCGCCGTTCCGCTCAACATCCAGCATCCGTATCGTCCTGCCCTGCTGCCGTGGCCAACCGTCACCGGCACGCTGGCTGCCCGCATCTCCAGCGCCCATCCCGATGAGCCTTATGCCCACATCAACGCCGAAGGTCTGTATCGCGCGCAGTTTGGCTTCGACCGCACCGAATGGCAGAAAGGCTTTGAGAGTTGCTGGCTGCGCCTGGCGAAGCCTTATTCCGGCGAAACCTACGGCTTCCATATGCCGCTGCTAGATGCCACCGGCGTGGCGATTGCGTTCGAAAACGGCGACGTTGACCGGCCTTACATCGCCTATGCGCTGCATGATTCGCGCCATCCTGACCCTGTTGCGTTATCGAACCATAAGCGGAATGTGATTCGTACACCGGCCAATAACAAGCTGCGGCTGGACGACACGCGCGGCAAAGAGCACATCAAGCTTTCGACGCCTGCCAGCGGTAAGAGTCAGCTGAACCTCGGCGCGCTGGTTGATGATAAGCGTAAGGATCGCGGGCACGGCGCTGAGCTGCGCACCGATGACTGGGTGGCGGTTCGCGGCGGCAAAGGCGTGTTTATTTCTGCCGATGTGCAGGCATCCGCCGGAGGTCAGCAGCTGGACATGCAACAGGCAAAGGCACTGCTTTCCAGCGCGATGGTGGAAATGCAGAGCCTGTCGGCCAGCGCGCAACAGGCGCAGGCATTAGCCGCCGACATCGACCGGCAGCAGACGCTGTTACAGCAAAAACTCGACAAGCTTCAGCAGGCCGTTTTACTGCTCAGCGCACCAAATGGCGTTGGAATTGTCAGCGGTGAAAGCATGCAGCTGTATGCGCAAGACAGCCTGACGCTGACCGCCGGTAAACAGGTAGATATTGGCGCGGCCA carries:
- a CDS encoding type VI secretion system Vgr family protein encodes the protein MSIQEYILAGSKLPIHNHYQLRLTRLESQQPGVDISVLRFSSSEAISDILRYEIEFTSAVKDIPARYIINYSALFLMYPDGEPWQAVKPRIIPGVITQLHQFGTSADETRYVATLEHRVTRLNQGCNNAIYQNDSVISMTENTFLRYNMDRLDFRFALNDRYPLKKFMMQFGESEYAHIARRLADSGICFFFEYDEENNCDVMVLADHSYAWPEPLAVPFRHPAGMFDGGLESVWEMSVSRKTIPKSVTVNDDYYPAAQSDMTATTETNADYPALVAEDYRWGEYYPEPGKEYSNEPGQGMWYARRRQDRHLTEQITFEGKSNCMTLRPGMVITTPGKEWPEAPDGLLIVSTHAKNIARDTAYVITFTAVPLNIQHPYRPALLPWPTVTGTLAARISSAHPDEPYAHINAEGLYRAQFGFDRTEWQKGFESCWLRLAKPYSGETYGFHMPLLDATGVAIAFENGDVDRPYIAYALHDSRHPDPVALSNHKRNVIRTPANNKLRLDDTRGKEHIKLSTPASGKSQLNLGALVDDKRKDRGHGAELRTDDWVAVRGGKGVFISADVQASAGGQQLDMQQAKALLSSAMVEMQSLSASAQQAQALAADIDRQQTLLQQKLDKLQQAVLLLSAPNGVGIVSGESMQLYAQDSLTLTAGKQVDIGAAKKFTIAAGDQISLYSRQGTKMFAARGDIDLQAQGGKFTTWSTDDTHIASGKKMTVSAQDELVLICGGAWIKLKGGNVEIGGPGKMLVKNGGIVKQGATSMQSVMKSFEPEQFTERFIVTHPLNGKPLASQKYRITLDDGQIIEGVTDASGKTQEIKSNIIKDMIISLIDD